The genomic window GAAGCGGCACCCTCATCCTGGATCGTTGGTTCACGACCAGCAGGCTGGGCTTGGCCCCATCCCGGAGACGCATGCGCAGCCCGGAGCGGCGCGTTCACGCATGCTTGCCGGAAACAAACCGTCCATCTATTCGGAGTTATAGTCGATCCAGAGCAGCTTGGTTCCGACCGGCTCTTGGACCTGGCCATTGGCCTCCGCCGTGACGAACAGCTGGAACGCGTGGAGCGGGGTTACCGACTTGAGGGTGCCTTCACGGTCCTTTTCGACCTTGAGGGCTCCGACGTTCTGCGGCACGGCATCCTTTCCCTGGCCCACCCAGACCACATAGATGGCCGCGGGCGGGTTCAGTTTCTGGGGATCCGCCAGGTACTTGACCGAGAGATGGATGGCGATGTTTCCATCATTCGTCTTGCTGAACTTGACCTTGCCTTGTGCCGCCGGAATGTCCGGGGAAACATTCATGGCGGTGGCGTGGGTGAAAAGTCCGGTCGCAGCGAAGACCGCAGCGGGGGAAAGGGTCAGGACAAGGGTCGTCAATGCCGTTCGGGTGATTCTCATAGGGGTCTCCTGGGGTGCCACCCCTGGGTTCCAGGACGTCTGGCGGGGGGACCCCACCGTTCAGCAATTCCTGAGCCATTGCTTAAGACCAATTATTTAAGATATTTAAATTCACAATTTCTCCTGCCGGGCGGCTTCCTCATCAAAATGGAAGCGCACTTTCCATCACCATCGCCTGTCCGGGGCGATGACCAGAGTACGACCCGGGAGGCGTGCGGCGGACCGCCTCCGGGACCTCCATCACGGAGGACAAGGCCGCCGCGCACCCTCTCCGGCAGGGAACCCGTGGCCACGGAGATGCCTATGGAAGGACCGCGCGTGCAATGGCCCTTGCGTTCCTCCTTTACGGGGGGGAATGCCTTCAAAGTGATGGCAACAGGCCGGACAGGACCGGAAAGTTCAACCATAAAACCAATTTTATAAATAGTTACAGTTTGGCCCAGTTGGTGCGTCGTTCCCCCTTTCCGGGCCACCCGGACCCTTCAGCCACCCCCTGCCCCAGGAGAAGTCATGACCCTTTCCCACGTTCCACTTCCCACCTCCTTGGCCCTGCTTCTGGTGGCCGGAATCTCCTGCCAACCCAAGGCCAGCGATGCCGCCGTCCAGGCCCAGGTGGCGGCGCAGCTTCAGACCAAGGCGGCGGAGGACCGGGTCGCCGCCCTGGAGAAGCAGGTCAGCGACATGAAGGATGGCAAGAACGTCACCACGGGGAACCAGGAAGCCGTCAACCAGATTTCCGCGGCGCACCTGCGGGCCCTGGACCGTCAACTGGCGGAGGCCCGGCGGCACGCAGCGGACCGCCGCAGGGACGCGGACACCGCGGCCTCCATCCCGGCCCAGGAGCGCCCCCGCCACGCCATGATCGAGGTTCCGGCCGGCGCGCGCCTCACCGTCACGGTGGGCGCCGAACTGACCACGGACCGAAACCAGCCGGGCGATCCCTGGTCGGGCACCCTGGCGGAGGCCGTCCAGGTTGGGAACACCGTGGTTTGGCCTTCGGGCACGGCCGTCAGCGGGGTGGTGGCCCAGAGCCTGCCCGCCGGCCGTCTATCGAGCGGAACCGGCGGTCTGGGCATCCGGCTGACCACGGTGGGCAACGACGTGGTGGATGCGGGCACCTACATGGTCGTGGGCGACAGCCGAGGCAAGCGGGACGCCAAGTTCATCGGCGGCACGGCGGCTCTGGGCGCCCTGGTGGGGCTGCTTACGGACAAGAACCACCAGGGGGACCACGCCCTGGGCGGCGCGGCGGCGGGTGCCGTGGCCGGAACCGCCCTGGCCGCCGGAACCGCCGAGACGGTGATCCGCATTCCCGCGCACCAGACGGTTACGTTCTCCCTCTCTTCCCCCGAACAGGTGACCTTCAAGTAGGACCTCAGAGGGTGTCTGCCCTTGGGTTCGAAGCCGCCACGCCGGGATCACGGCCGGAATCCGGGCGTCACGGAAGATCGCCCCACTCCCCGCTCAGGCCATGAGCAGGCCGGTACCGTATGAGTTGTCCACCGCGCATCGCCAGGCACCGCTCCCATCCCGCGTGAACACGTAGGTGGCCTCCCGTGCGATGAGGACCTGGGCCCCCGAGGGGTCCTTGGCGCGGAGCTCGGCCTTGCCTAGAACCAGCGCCGTGGCCCCGCCCTCGATGACCACCAGCTTGTCCTGAGTGACATGCAGGCTGTGGTTGAAATGCTCCGCGATGGCCGTGAAGGCCTTCCGGATCTGGTCCTTGCCGGTGGCGTTCAAGCCGGGACGGACCACGAGGGTCGCATCCTCGGCATAGAAAGCCATCACGGCGTCCAGGTCCTCCCGGTTGATGGCATCATCGGCGGCGTGAATGATTGCTTCGAGTTCGTGCATGGACTTGGCTCCCTTGCCAAGGGTATCGCCTATCCACGCGCCCCACCGCCATCCCCTTCGCCGCCTGCCGGCGGTTTCGATGGCCTTGGCCTGGGTAGGCCCGGATCCTGCACCGGCTCCTTCAATCCAGGTCTTTCTCCCCCAGGTTTTTCAGGGCCTGGGTCGCGGCCTCGCCCTTGGGCGGCGGCACGATCGCAACCTCCCCCAGATCCGCGATCACGTGTACGGTCCGGTCGGCCACCACCTCCACGTCCAGCAGGTACGGGAGCCCGCGCGACCGGGACTGGACCGAGAAGGCCTGCACCTTCACCTGGCCCGGAGGCATACGCAGTGTGAACGATTCTCCGGGGCGGAGAACCCCGACCAGCCGCCCCCCGATTTCCACCTCGTAGGTCGCTGCCGCGCCCATGATCAGGTGTTTGGGACGGAAGAAGCACAACCGGCCTTTCAACGGTCCCCGGACCGGCTCGCTGCCGGCGGCGGCCAGCACGGACACCACCGTCGGGCCCAGCTTCCCGGACACCACCCCGAAGCGCGCCACCAAGGGCAACTCCACGCCCTCGGCGCAGAAGGCCCGGGCCCGGGCCCGATCCAGTTCGAGGATTCCCTTGGTCTGGCGCACGTGGGAGGCGGCCCAGGGTTCGATCTTCAGGTCCACCGGCAGGCGCCTCGTATCCATGTCATAGCTGGCCGGGTAAAGCCGGGCCGTGCCCACCCGGAGGGGTGGCAGTTCGGCCAACCGGGCGGCGGCTTCTGCCGGCGTCTCGAAAACGCCTTGGGACAGGGCTCGTTCCGCCGCAGCGCCCGCAAGATAGGGCCCCGGCAGGGGGGATGGCGGCGCCATGGCCGGAGCGGGCGAGCCCGCTCCGGATACGAAGTAGAAGTCGCTGCGCAGGCTGCTGCTCTCCCACGGCACCTGGACGTTCTGGGTGTCAGCCATGACCCCGTTCCGCACCCGCTTGAAGATGTCCTCCACCTTCAAGCCCGGTGCCTCCAGATTGGCCAGCAGGTGCCGGGTGTAGAGCCCGTTGCTCCCCGTCCCGTCGGCGGCGGTGCGGCCTGGGGCCGTGGCGAAGGCGATGTAGCTGCCCGCAGGCGCGTCCATCTGGGCCAGCCCCGCCGACGCGCCGCGGGAGCCGGTGGCGAAGGGGTTGTTGCGGCAGGCGTCCAGAATCATGAGGTTGAGCCGGTTGCCGGCAGCCTCCAGCTTGGCAAGCACGGCATCGGCGTCAAGGGCCCCGTACGCCACCTCCTCCTCGCCGGAGAAGTCCCCGCCCACGGGCATCAGGTAATTGCGGCCCTTCACCTGCATGCCGTGGCCGGCAAAATAGAACAGGCCAACCCCGCCACCCTGGAGGTCGCTGCCGAATTGGCGAAGGGCCTTGACCATCTGGTCCCGGGTCGCGTTCTCCAGTTCGGCCACGGTGAACCCGCAACGCTCCAGGGCGCCGGCCATGGCGCGGGCGTCGTTGACCGGGTTCTTCAGGGGCGCTGCAGCGTAGGCGCCGTTGCCGATCACCAGGGCGATGCGCCGCTCAGGCTGGGCCTCGGCCACCCGCACACCACGGTCCGCCTCCTGGGCCGCAGCAGAGAGGAAGAGCAGCAGGAGGGCCAGGCTCGCGCGGATCATGGGCAGCCTCACTCGGGGGTGTACCTTCCACAATAACACCAAGCTAACGCCCGAAGGACCTGTGGGCCTAACCCTCGCCCCAGCGCACAATCAAAGCCTTCACGATCTGCTGCACCTGGGCCAACGGCTCGCCGGCCCGGCTGGGGACCTGCAGCTCCTTCCTGGGGCCGCCCTTCAGCCGCTTACGGACCCGTTTCCTCACGGAAAGGCTGACACCCGGTCCGCTTCCGTTCGGCTGCCCTTCCCGGCAGCCGCTGGTGTGGCAGGAACCGGCAGCCCGAAGGCAGCCAAACCTGTGCCGTCGCCCGATCGACGAACGAGCCGCCTCCTGACCTCAGTGAAGAAGGGTGATGGCTGCGCATGCTATTCCGACACCTCGGATCGAACAGTCAGGGAACGCGGCTCCATCCCGATTACACCGTCGGCACGGTCCCTCCGTCGATGACATACTCGGTGCCCGTGATCGAGGCGGCGCGAGGCGAGACCAGGAACGTGATCAGGTCGGCTACCTCGTGAGGCCGAGCTGGGCGGCCGAGCGGGATGCCCCCAAGGGAATCCATGATGATCTTCTTCCCACCCTCGTAGTCGGTTCCAGCCTGGTTCGCAAGCCGCTCGGCGAGCCGAACGGATGCCTCGGTCTCAATCCACCCCGGAGAGACGCGCACCACACGGATGCCCTTCGGCGTGACCTCCTTCGACAAGCTCTTGCTGTAGGTCGACAGCGCGGCTTTCGCTGCGGCATAGGCGGTCGTCGATTCCGGCAGTGGCAGTTCACGCTGTATGGACGTGACGTGGATGACGACACCCGATCCCTGCGCAATCATCAAGGGGAGCAAGGCCCTGTCGATGCGCACAGCAGGCATCAGATTCTGACTGATCGCGACCTCCCACTCGGCATCGCTCAGGCTCGCGAAGCCGCCGGCAGGCGCGCTCGATCCGCCGAGAACGTTGATGACGATATCGATGCCGCCGAGACGATCCCGAACCGCATCCGTGACCGTCCGGCACCCATTCGCCGTGGCCAGATCAGCGGCGATATATATGACGCCCTCGGGCGCCCCATGGGGAACCGAACGCGCTGTCGCGAGGACCATCACGCCTTCCTTGCGCAAGGACTCGACGACGGCTGCACCCACGCCCTTCGTTCCGCCCGTTACAAGCGCTCTTCGGCCATTGAGTTCAAGGCTGAAGCTCATGGGATGATTTCCAGAGATGCGATCTTGGTGCTTTCGAGGTTGAAGAAGTATCGAAGGTCCACGGGGCTTCCGGGGAAGTTGCCGGTTACCCTGCTGGCGACGATGGTTCTTCCGTCCTTGAATTCAGAAGCGAAAGGTTCACTCGTGTAGGTGTACCTCTCCGAGGATTCCTTTTTCCACTGCTTGATGGCAGCCAGGCCGATGTAGGCGTGGCCTTCGTCCTTCACCACTGCGTCGTCCTGGAAACAGCGGGCAAGGTCGTCAAGGTCGCCCTTGTCCATGGCGAAATAGGCGTCGACGGATGCGGGCAGGTCGAGAAACATGGGGGCAGCTCCCTGGAGGCTCGTCGGATCGCGCCGTGCGACCCGAGTTGATCAGGGGGAAGGATAGGGTTAGACTCCTGAACGAACAAGAACCCACTAAAAAGTAAGGGGCTTACGAAAAAGTATGTCTGAAGAATGGACACCCACCTCCGCAGCCGCCGCTGTTGGGCAGGCCCTCCGGATTCTCGAAGGAAGATGGAAGCTGGAGATCCTGTTCCATCTGTTCGGCGGCAGGATCCTGCGCTTCTCCGAGCTCGAAAAGGCGATCCCGGCCATCACCCAGAAGATGCTGATCCAGCAGCTGCGTCAGATGGAAAAAGATGGAATCGTCAGGCGGATCGTCCATCACCAGGTGCCACCGAAAGTCGAGTATGGCTTGACCGTTTGGGGTCAGGCGCTCTGCCCAACCCTTGATGCCCTGCTGAAGTGGGCCGATCTGCGCGAGGATCGCACAGGAGCGACACCCGCTACCATTCCGTGAGATACCTGCCGCAATGTGGGAACCCCCGCATTCTCGAGGGTGCAACAGATGTGCGATGCGTGGGAAACCGCGCGATCCAGGCAGGAAGCAATAGAGGCGAAATCCGATGACGCTGTGAAACGGGGAAAGCCAGATCAGGCTGACCCTGAGTCGCTACGCATGAGGGTGACGACCTGTCGCGCTCGACCCGGCATCACGTGCCCGCGCTCAGACCATGATCTCGCTGGGCTTCACAGGTTGCAGTACGATATCGGCAACCGCGGCCTGCCCGACCTTGAAAGCAGCCTGGTATTCGGGATCCTCGACCATCGCTTTGAACGTGGACCGTCGCGGATACCGGACGAGCACGACGGCATCCCACCCCTTCGTTTCCCCGGTGGTGAGCACCGGCAGGCCGTCGCCGCCGAACAGGATTTCTGCGCCGAATCCAGCCAGGATCGGCTTCGCCATTCGCATGTATTCCCGATGGTTCTCGCGGCCGCCATCGGGCGCGAACCGCGGAAGATTCAGCATCACGACGGGTGAGTCATCGTCTCCCGCCAGGAAGGTCTCGAATGCGGCAGGTGAAAAGGCAACCATGTCTCTCTCCTTTGGTGTGGCACTCGAAGCGAGTGCGGTGTTCGAGCACAGCCTTGCACTGTGCCAGGCAGGTTCTCCCTGGGGGACCGGATTCATCCGGCCTCGCCGACCCGGTCATGGCGAAATCGCTCACCGCAATGCATCGCGAGGTCGCCCGGATATGGACGGTGGCAAGTCTTGCAAGACACTGTGGTGTCTCTCGATCAACCCTCGCTACCCGGTTCCAGACGGTGGTGGGGGTTGCTCCTATCGCCTATCTGACTCGTTGGAGAATCGCCTTGGCGAAAGACGAACGCTCCCACGGAATCAAGACCGTTGGGGAGATCGCCTTGTCCGTGGGGTTTCACTCTTCGAGCGGTTTCAGTACAGCCTTCACTCGCATGGTCGGATGTTCCCCCAAGCGGTTAAAAGCCTGAAGGACCGGCAAGGGTGGCTGAAGTCTATTCGGTAGGCCCTGAGGAATCTGCTGTACCATGTCCTCCCCCACCGGGGAGCCCAGGGTTTCCGACCCTTCGTGTGGCGGTTCCCAACTGGATCTTGAGGTCGTTGCCTACAGACATTTAAGGCTCATTTATTGCCTGTGGATTGGAGCAGCCATGAGAATAAGCACCAAACTGTTCGTCGGCTTCGGAATCGTCCTGGTTTCCGCGCTCGGCGTCTCCATCGCCGCACTTCTGGCCATTTCCTCCCTCCGTTCCAACATCAACAACCTTCTCTTGCTGAGGTTGCCCCAGTTGCAGAGCTCCAAGGAAATCACCATGAACGTCTATGCCAGCGCCGTCTACATCGATGACGCGCTTCTCGAAACGGACCTCGTCGCCGCCCGGGCCGAGTTGGCGATGACGGGGTTGAGCCGAAAAAGCACGCTCGAGAACATGGAGAAATTGAAGGCATCGCTTCGGACCGAGGAGGACCGGGCCCTCTATAATCTGATCATCGACAAGAGGACCCCCTATGCAGAAATGCGCGATGTCCTGATCAAGGCTGTGCAGGAGGGCCGGAAGGCGGATGCACACCAGGTTCTGGCCACCATCAAACCCTTGAGGAAGGCCTTCTTCGATGCCTTGAAAGCCTTTGACGAGCATGTCCAGGCACAGGCCATCCGTGCCGGGGCCGACACCGAAGCCAGCGTTCGCAACGCCTGGATCATCCAAGGAACCATCCTGATCACCGCCCTGGTCCTGGGCATCATGGCCATGTTCTGGTGCATCAGGAGCATCGCGTTGCCCTTGAAGGAATTCCAGAAGACGGTGGCCTTTCTTGGGGAAGGCGACTTCACGGGCAAGGTCGGCGTGGCGACCCGGGACGAGTTCGGCCAGATGGGCTCGGCCCTCAACACGGCCATGGCCTCCCTCCGCACGGCCTTCACGCGGTTGAGGAACAACGCGCTGCAGGTGGCCAGCGGCTCCACTGAACTCAGTTCCGCCAGTGGGCAGATGGCTTCGGCGAGCAGCGAAATCAGCCATTCCTCCGAGGAGCAGCGGCACGCCCTGGAGAAGGTGGCCTCGGCGATGCTTCAATTCGCGGCCTCGATCGAACAGGTGAGCCAGCATGTGCGCCAGTCGAGGGGCCAGGTGGAACGGGCCGAACTGGCGGTGATCGAGGGAACGAACGTCGGGAGCGCCAGCAGCCAGGCCATGAATTCCATCCGGGAAACCAATGAGCTGATGGTCCAGGCCGTGACGGTGATCCAGGACATCGCCCGCCAGACCAACCTGCTCAGCCTGAATGCGGCCATCGAAGCCGCCAAGGCCGGGAGCCTGGGCAAGGGCTTCTCGGTCGTCGCCGAGGAGGTCAGGAAGCTTGCGGAACGGTCGGGCCAGGCCGCACGCGAGATCGCCGACCTCATCACCCGCACCAACGGAGCGGTGCAGGATGGGGTGAACCGGGTCCAGGACTCCGTGCGGGTGCTCGACAGCATCCGGGAATCCACCCAGGTCATCGCCGGCATGACCAAGGAGATCGAGACCGCCATAACCGAGCAGGCCACCACCAGCCAGGAGGTTTCCCGGCAGTTGGAGAAAGTGAGCGGCCAGGTGGCTCACAACAGCGCTGCCACCATGCAGATGTCCGCCTCCATCCAGGAGGTCACCCGCACGGCCGATGAATTGGCCAAGGCGGCGGAGCAGCTTCGTGATGCCGTCGCCAACTACCGGGTCTAGCAAGGAATCGAAGGGATTTCAGGCCGGGCCAGGACCCGCACCCGCCTCGTGATCGGGGGACATCAAAGGAAGGTGAACCCGGAAGACACTGCCCCCGCCCTCCTGGCTGGTCAGAGTGACGGCCCCCCCATGGGCCTGAACCAGGCCCAGGACCACCGGGAGGCCGAGGCCCCGGCCCGTGAATTTGGTTGTGTAGAAGGGATCGAACAGCTTTTCGAGCTCCGCTTCCGGGATTCCGCTTCCGCTGTCCTCCACCTCCAGCCACGCGTAGTCCTGGGCCTGGGGCTGCCAGTTGATGGGGAGGCGGTGCTCGACCGGAATCTCCGGAGCCGGGAGGGTCCGGATCCGGACCTGGACGGTTCCGGGCGCCTGTCCCAAAGCCTCGATCGCATTGTTCATCAAGTTGAACAGAACCTGCCTGATCTGGTCGCCGTTGGCCAGAACCCTTGGGCCCGGGCAAGGGAAAGCCTCCGTCACCGCCACGGTTCCGGGAACCTGTTCCGCGTACGCAGCCAGGGCCTTCCGGCCCTGTTCCGAAAGGTCGAGAGGATCCTTTTCCAGCGAGGTCTGCCCCAGATAGACCAGCATCAGGCGACTCATCTCCGAAGCGCGTTCAGTTGCCTGCCGTGCCCTGGCCAGGACCCGGTCGGGGTCCGTTCCGCGGGCGGGATGACCCAGGATCTCGAGATTGGCCATGACCGAATGCATCTGGTTGTTGAAATGATGGGCGATCGCCCCGGCCATCCGCCCCAGGCTTTCCGCCTTCTGCAGTTTCTGGTACTTGGCCTCCAGTTCGGCCTTGTCCCGCTCGACCTTGCGGCGTTCCGTGAAGTCGCGGGTGACGCTGATGATATGCGGGACGCCCTGCATGAGGAGCGTCCTGGCGGAAATCATCCCGATGAATTCCGTGCCATCCTTGCCCTGAAATACGAATTCCAGGTTCTCGCATATTTCATGCTCTTTCATGGTGACCATGAAGGCGCGGTGCTCTGAGGGGCAGAGCCACCTGCACACCTCCTGGAACGACCTGCCGAGGATTTCGCCCCGGGTTTGACCCGTCATCCGCAAATAGCCTTCATTGGCGTCCACCAGGACCCCGTCCTCCATGCGGATAAGCAAGGCCGCATCCGGGCCCGCGTTGAACATGCGCCGCA from Geothrix sp. 21YS21S-2 includes these protein-coding regions:
- a CDS encoding nuclear transport factor 2 family protein yields the protein MHELEAIIHAADDAINREDLDAVMAFYAEDATLVVRPGLNATGKDQIRKAFTAIAEHFNHSLHVTQDKLVVIEGGATALVLGKAELRAKDPSGAQVLIAREATYVFTRDGSGAWRCAVDNSYGTGLLMA
- a CDS encoding caspase family protein, with amino-acid sequence MIRASLALLLLFLSAAAQEADRGVRVAEAQPERRIALVIGNGAYAAAPLKNPVNDARAMAGALERCGFTVAELENATRDQMVKALRQFGSDLQGGGVGLFYFAGHGMQVKGRNYLMPVGGDFSGEEEVAYGALDADAVLAKLEAAGNRLNLMILDACRNNPFATGSRGASAGLAQMDAPAGSYIAFATAPGRTAADGTGSNGLYTRHLLANLEAPGLKVEDIFKRVRNGVMADTQNVQVPWESSSLRSDFYFVSGAGSPAPAMAPPSPLPGPYLAGAAAERALSQGVFETPAEAAARLAELPPLRVGTARLYPASYDMDTRRLPVDLKIEPWAASHVRQTKGILELDRARARAFCAEGVELPLVARFGVVSGKLGPTVVSVLAAAGSEPVRGPLKGRLCFFRPKHLIMGAAATYEVEIGGRLVGVLRPGESFTLRMPPGQVKVQAFSVQSRSRGLPYLLDVEVVADRTVHVIADLGEVAIVPPPKGEAATQALKNLGEKDLD
- a CDS encoding SDR family oxidoreductase, which gives rise to MSFSLELNGRRALVTGGTKGVGAAVVESLRKEGVMVLATARSVPHGAPEGVIYIAADLATANGCRTVTDAVRDRLGGIDIVINVLGGSSAPAGGFASLSDAEWEVAISQNLMPAVRIDRALLPLMIAQGSGVVIHVTSIQRELPLPESTTAYAAAKAALSTYSKSLSKEVTPKGIRVVRVSPGWIETEASVRLAERLANQAGTDYEGGKKIIMDSLGGIPLGRPARPHEVADLITFLVSPRAASITGTEYVIDGGTVPTV
- a CDS encoding nuclear transport factor 2 family protein, whose product is MFLDLPASVDAYFAMDKGDLDDLARCFQDDAVVKDEGHAYIGLAAIKQWKKESSERYTYTSEPFASEFKDGRTIVASRVTGNFPGSPVDLRYFFNLESTKIASLEIIP
- a CDS encoding helix-turn-helix domain-containing protein, which produces MSEEWTPTSAAAAVGQALRILEGRWKLEILFHLFGGRILRFSELEKAIPAITQKMLIQQLRQMEKDGIVRRIVHHQVPPKVEYGLTVWGQALCPTLDALLKWADLREDRTGATPATIP
- a CDS encoding DUF1330 domain-containing protein, producing the protein MVAFSPAAFETFLAGDDDSPVVMLNLPRFAPDGGRENHREYMRMAKPILAGFGAEILFGGDGLPVLTTGETKGWDAVVLVRYPRRSTFKAMVEDPEYQAAFKVGQAAVADIVLQPVKPSEIMV
- a CDS encoding helix-turn-helix transcriptional regulator, with the translated sequence MHREVARIWTVASLARHCGVSRSTLATRFQTVVGVAPIAYLTRWRIALAKDERSHGIKTVGEIALSVGFHSSSGFSTAFTRMVGCSPKRLKA
- a CDS encoding methyl-accepting chemotaxis protein, translating into MSSPTGEPRVSDPSCGGSQLDLEVVAYRHLRLIYCLWIGAAMRISTKLFVGFGIVLVSALGVSIAALLAISSLRSNINNLLLLRLPQLQSSKEITMNVYASAVYIDDALLETDLVAARAELAMTGLSRKSTLENMEKLKASLRTEEDRALYNLIIDKRTPYAEMRDVLIKAVQEGRKADAHQVLATIKPLRKAFFDALKAFDEHVQAQAIRAGADTEASVRNAWIIQGTILITALVLGIMAMFWCIRSIALPLKEFQKTVAFLGEGDFTGKVGVATRDEFGQMGSALNTAMASLRTAFTRLRNNALQVASGSTELSSASGQMASASSEISHSSEEQRHALEKVASAMLQFAASIEQVSQHVRQSRGQVERAELAVIEGTNVGSASSQAMNSIRETNELMVQAVTVIQDIARQTNLLSLNAAIEAAKAGSLGKGFSVVAEEVRKLAERSGQAAREIADLITRTNGAVQDGVNRVQDSVRVLDSIRESTQVIAGMTKEIETAITEQATTSQEVSRQLEKVSGQVAHNSAATMQMSASIQEVTRTADELAKAAEQLRDAVANYRV
- a CDS encoding nitrogen regulation protein NR(II); the encoded protein is MKLDLPTLVLILSLVGITQVIAIFIQYKVNNTYQGLGWWLLGSLAMALGFMTLSLAVVDAVAAVSVVSIPLLILGRICLFVGTSRFLGERLHRGLLFLAFFVFSGVYYYFLFFNDNISVRTISASAGIAVFSLLNARILFRSRRRRFSAASLFTGTVFLFSGLQLVFVIIFTIISGPMQSYRDYALPQIMTFIVPTITSILWTFGFILMVNQRLVSDNQDEKENLRRMFNAGPDAALLIRMEDGVLVDANEGYLRMTGQTRGEILGRSFQEVCRWLCPSEHRAFMVTMKEHEICENLEFVFQGKDGTEFIGMISARTLLMQGVPHIISVTRDFTERRKVERDKAELEAKYQKLQKAESLGRMAGAIAHHFNNQMHSVMANLEILGHPARGTDPDRVLARARQATERASEMSRLMLVYLGQTSLEKDPLDLSEQGRKALAAYAEQVPGTVAVTEAFPCPGPRVLANGDQIRQVLFNLMNNAIEALGQAPGTVQVRIRTLPAPEIPVEHRLPINWQPQAQDYAWLEVEDSGSGIPEAELEKLFDPFYTTKFTGRGLGLPVVLGLVQAHGGAVTLTSQEGGGSVFRVHLPLMSPDHEAGAGPGPA